Proteins from a single region of Butyrivibrio fibrisolvens:
- a CDS encoding carboxyl transferase domain-containing protein: MSSTSQASQRINALLDENSFVEIGAMVTARSTDFGLKQSETPSDGVVTGYGVIDGNLVYVYSQDASVLGGSVGEMHAKKIARIYDMAVKMGAPVIGLIDSTGMRLQEATDALAAFGEIYAKEVEASGVVPQITAVFGGCGGGLALVPALSDFTFMESKNGKLFVNSPNSIKGNYEEKCDTAAADFQGAKAGIVDVAGDEETIYNEIRQLVSLLPSNNEDSDFYEECADDLNRSLENFDGAVADPALALSILSDNGVFFETKREFAKEMVTGFIKLNGATVGVVANRSVLFDENGKEKEKFEPVLTANGCEKAADFVRFCDAFDLPVVTFTNVKGFLATTCEEKRLAKKAAALVSAFGSASVPKVNVVTGKALGSAFVIMNSKADINVCWPDSQIGTMEADMAAKIIGDGKSAEEVNEIAAEYAKLQNSAVSAARRGYVDEIIEPADTRKYVIGALEMLFTKREAHPAKKHVTK; this comes from the coding sequence TCCGATGGTGTTGTTACGGGATATGGTGTCATTGATGGTAACCTTGTGTATGTATATAGCCAGGATGCAAGTGTATTAGGCGGATCCGTTGGCGAAATGCATGCAAAGAAGATTGCACGTATCTATGATATGGCAGTCAAGATGGGAGCACCTGTAATCGGTCTTATCGATTCAACAGGTATGCGTCTTCAGGAAGCAACTGATGCTCTTGCAGCTTTTGGCGAGATCTACGCTAAAGAAGTTGAGGCTTCAGGAGTTGTTCCTCAGATCACAGCAGTATTCGGTGGCTGTGGCGGCGGTCTGGCACTTGTACCAGCCCTTTCTGATTTTACATTCATGGAGAGCAAGAACGGTAAGCTGTTCGTCAATTCTCCTAACTCCATTAAAGGCAATTACGAAGAGAAGTGTGATACAGCAGCAGCTGATTTCCAGGGCGCTAAGGCTGGAATCGTTGATGTTGCAGGCGATGAAGAGACAATCTACAACGAGATTCGTCAGCTTGTAAGCCTTCTTCCTTCTAATAATGAAGACAGCGACTTCTATGAAGAGTGCGCTGATGATCTTAACAGATCACTTGAGAATTTTGATGGCGCAGTTGCAGATCCTGCACTTGCACTTTCAATTCTTTCAGATAATGGCGTTTTCTTTGAAACCAAGAGAGAATTCGCTAAAGAGATGGTAACAGGATTCATCAAACTTAACGGAGCTACAGTTGGCGTTGTTGCTAACCGCAGCGTATTATTTGATGAAAACGGCAAAGAGAAAGAGAAATTCGAGCCTGTTCTTACAGCAAACGGTTGTGAGAAGGCAGCTGATTTCGTTCGTTTCTGCGATGCTTTTGATCTTCCTGTTGTTACATTCACAAATGTAAAGGGCTTCCTTGCTACAACATGTGAAGAGAAGAGACTTGCCAAGAAAGCAGCAGCACTTGTTTCTGCATTTGGTTCAGCTTCTGTTCCGAAAGTTAATGTTGTTACAGGTAAGGCTCTTGGTAGCGCATTCGTTATCATGAATTCTAAGGCAGATATCAATGTTTGCTGGCCAGATTCCCAGATCGGAACAATGGAAGCAGATATGGCTGCCAAGATCATCGGTGATGGTAAGAGCGCAGAAGAAGTTAATGAGATCGCAGCTGAGTATGCTAAGCTTCAGAACAGCGCTGTAAGTGCTGCAAGAAGAGGCTATGTTGATGAGATCATTGAGCCTGCTGATACAAGAAAGTATGTTATCGGCGCATTAGAGATGCTTTTTACAAAGAGAGAAGCACACCCTGCAAAGAAGCATGTTACTAAATAA